The nucleotide window GCGAAGCAGATGGCAAGAGATCAAGGCATCGCCTAATACCTAATCCGATTTAGTTTCGGGTAGCGTGTAAAACGAAAAAGCCACTCAAGTGATTCACCTGAGTGGCTTTGTTTTATCTGTTGGTTACTTGAATTGACGAAGGTTATTGCTACCGATAGTTCGGCTTATTGAAACTTCTCACCCGCAGCAACCATAAACGACATCTCAACCAATAGCTCTGGGTTGGCCAGTTCAGCTTTTACACATGCACGGCTTGGTGCGCTGCCTTCAGGGAACCATGAATCCCACACTTCGTTCAGTGCATCGAAGTTAGCAAAATCCGTTAGGTAAATAGTCACCGACAATACGCGAGATTTATCGCTGTCGACCAAGCTCATCATTTCTTCAGCTTGATCAAAAATTTGCTGAACCTGACTCTTAATTCCTGCCGATGTATCCGTCTCTGGTACTTCAACAAAGCTTGCGATGCCATTAAATACGGTTACATCTGACCAACGTTTGGTCGGGTTAATTCTATGGATTTTCACGTGCGATTCTCTTCTTATAATTAGGATTTACGTCAGCGTAATCTAATCCAAATTCCTAATATTGAAAACAAAAATTAGAATGGACCTCTTCCTGCTTTAAAACTCCCCTTTGCAACCAACCACGTTTCGGCTTGATTCATGAAGTCTCGAACTAGCGCTTACTAAAAAAGATTAAGTATTATTCTCACATCGAAATTAATTTTGTACTCATGCGGTCATATTCAGGGATTTTATTAAATGGAGTACTTTTATGCATGTTCAAACCTATGATTTAAAACAGACTAATGTGGGATATAACCTTGGAGTGGTTGGCGTAGCATTAGTGCTCGCTTGGATTGGTATTTACAAGTTTACGCCAACCGAAGCGATGCTCATTGAACCGTTAATCGCAAATCATCCTGCAATGAACTGGCTTTACAATCTGTTCTCAGTACAAGCTGTGTCTAACATGGTAGGTGGCGCGGAGATCATTGTCGCGATTGGATTGATCGTTGGATTTAAGAAACCGACAGTTGCCTTCTATTCAGGCATCGCTGCAGCGGCTATCTTTGTTGTGACACTCAGCTTCCTAATTACAACGCCAAATGCTTGGAAAGTATCGGATGGCATCTTAGTCACTAACTTCTTCCTAGTGAAAGACATCCTGTTCTTGGCGATTGCTATAAGCGTAATCGAACGTAACAAACCTCAGAAGTAACCGTAAATCTATAAGTGGCCGTAACTAGAAGTAACCTTAAACCTTGAAATAAAAAGGCTCGAAGCTGGCTAGAAGGACGCTGCCAGCTTCTAATGTATAAAGTTTTACTCTGCACTCGCATCGTGGTTGAAGCACTGTCTCGTTACCAAGCCCCATTTTTCGTCCTGATATTGATCTTCCACGTAGTTACCTGATGTGTAGTCATTCACGACCTCTCTCCAGAACTTAACAGCATGCTCTGCGCCGAGTACTTGCTTGATCTCCCAACTGCCTTTTAGATGTTCAAACAGCTCACAGATAAACCGTTTCCCGACTTTGTTTTTTCGAAAATAAGGCACGACATAGAAATCGCAGATCTCAAACTCGTTTGGCGCTTTGGTTTCAATAGCGGTTAACGCTGCAGGAACTCCATCAATGTAGAGTAAGTAACCCGTTACGGTCTCACCAAGCGTCGGGTAAATCTCAAACAAGCCATACTCGTCTGGTTTATCTCCGATGATCTTTGAAAACTCTGCGGCATAACCCTGATATAGATTCGCGTATACCTGTTGATTACCACTATAGACTGTCACAATGTTCATAAACTGATCTCTGTATTGTTTCGCACCACAGTTGGTGTGAACTCATCTTGTCTAAATCTATTATCGTATTGATCATAGGACAAATAATAAATATCAAACATTCGCTTAAGAAAGTATCGCTTTACGGTAATAATTGGCGTTTTGATTTTGTCCTTTGAATACTGCGTAATTCTCTACATGTTCAACTAAGTCAAAATCGGCCTTGGATAAGATTTTGTTGGAACCAACATTACCCACGAATGCATAGGCATCAACATATTTAAGTGAAGAGTGCTCGGTCAAGTAGATAAGTAACTTCCTCACTGCGTTAGACGCAACACCTTTAGAACCAAATGCGTGGCCGACTCGATAACCTAGTTCTCCACTTTCAGTGTTCTGGTCGATATCACGAACGTTGATTCGTCCACAAACAGTGCCATTAACGTTTTTGATCAACATAGGAATCATCTCGCCATTGTCATACGCTGTTAGAAAGCTCGTGACTTGTTCGGCAACGCCCGCATTGGAATAGAAACGGTCTTCCCGAGCTGGGACAAATTGCTCAAACCACTCTCTATTTTCAACTTCAAACTCTAATAAAGCACTGACATCACTTGGGTGAAGTAAGTGTAAAAATACATCCATAATTAATCCCCTACACTTATTTAATATGTCATGTTCACCCTAATACTAAAATCACAACAAGCCGAAGCAAATGTGTGAGCCTTCAAGTCAATTGGAGTGGTGATAGTTGGCAGTAGATCAAAGATTCCACGAGCCTATTTACTAAAACAGTCCAACTAACACAACTGACAACAACACCCCACCAATAAAACTCGGGGCATGAAATGGGCGAACTTTAGATTTAACGTACTCTTTTTGAAGATCTTCTTGGTAAGTTTTAACGGCAAGTTCTTTTACGTAGTTGTTTTGCATAATAAGCTCCTTTTCAATGAGTAAGAGAAGCTTAAGACTTGAAGTTAGGTTGAGGTAAAGCAAAATTTCAGATTAATTGAACACGTTAGTTTTGTTACTCGAGGATTACCCTAAAAACATCGTTATTCACACCGCCAACATCCACTAACTCCCTCGGCTTCATAACAAGCGAGGTGTTCAGTTGTCGTGTTGAACGTGGCTCTTTCATTTCTCGAATCACTAATATATCGACAAAATAACCTGAGTTTTGCTTTGATATTGAGCCTGAAAACGTAACGCTTTCGACCCTATCAGCGAGGACTGATTTGAATGTTTTATCTTCCAAAATAC belongs to Vibrio cyclitrophicus and includes:
- a CDS encoding GNAT family N-acetyltransferase, with protein sequence MDVFLHLLHPSDVSALLEFEVENREWFEQFVPAREDRFYSNAGVAEQVTSFLTAYDNGEMIPMLIKNVNGTVCGRINVRDIDQNTESGELGYRVGHAFGSKGVASNAVRKLLIYLTEHSSLKYVDAYAFVGNVGSNKILSKADFDLVEHVENYAVFKGQNQNANYYRKAILS
- a CDS encoding RidA family protein — encoded protein: MKIHRINPTKRWSDVTVFNGIASFVEVPETDTSAGIKSQVQQIFDQAEEMMSLVDSDKSRVLSVTIYLTDFANFDALNEVWDSWFPEGSAPSRACVKAELANPELLVEMSFMVAAGEKFQ
- a CDS encoding DUF417 family protein, which translates into the protein MHVQTYDLKQTNVGYNLGVVGVALVLAWIGIYKFTPTEAMLIEPLIANHPAMNWLYNLFSVQAVSNMVGGAEIIVAIGLIVGFKKPTVAFYSGIAAAAIFVVTLSFLITTPNAWKVSDGILVTNFFLVKDILFLAIAISVIERNKPQK